One Oscillatoria salina IIICB1 genomic window carries:
- a CDS encoding alpha/beta fold hydrolase yields MQKINIRGIEHYYEWVRQPDSTTPKPVMVFVHGWGGSARYWESTAAALAEDFDCLLYDLRGFGRSLITESVEGELSYELEEYADDLALLLDKLELEKVYLNGHSMGASVATFFINRYPERVEKVILTCSGIFEYDEKAFAAFYKFGGYVVKFRYNWFLKVPFADKLFMARFLRRSLPSQISKAFLEDFLLADYEAALGTIFTSVSKKAVEVMPQEFAKITVPTLLVAGEYDQIIPAAMGREAASLSDRVEYFEIAETAHFPMLEDAPTYLQKIKDFVGVS; encoded by the coding sequence ATGCAGAAAATCAATATTCGGGGTATCGAGCATTACTACGAATGGGTACGTCAGCCAGATAGTACCACACCCAAGCCTGTAATGGTCTTTGTTCACGGTTGGGGCGGTTCTGCCAGATATTGGGAAAGTACCGCAGCCGCGCTTGCTGAGGATTTTGACTGTTTGTTATATGATTTGCGGGGGTTTGGGCGGAGTTTAATTACTGAGTCAGTGGAAGGCGAATTAAGCTATGAATTAGAGGAATATGCTGACGATCTGGCGCTTCTTTTGGATAAATTAGAGTTAGAAAAAGTTTATCTAAACGGTCACTCGATGGGCGCATCGGTGGCAACATTTTTTATTAATCGGTATCCCGAACGAGTAGAAAAAGTAATCCTCACTTGTAGCGGTATTTTTGAATACGACGAGAAAGCATTTGCTGCTTTTTATAAGTTTGGTGGTTATGTCGTTAAGTTTCGCTATAACTGGTTTTTAAAGGTTCCTTTTGCAGATAAATTGTTTATGGCAAGATTTTTACGACGATCGCTGCCAAGCCAGATTAGTAAAGCTTTTTTAGAAGATTTTTTGTTAGCAGATTACGAAGCAGCTTTAGGGACAATTTTTACTTCAGTGAGTAAGAAAGCAGTAGAAGTAATGCCCCAAGAATTTGCGAAAATTACCGTACCGACGTTGTTAGTTGCCGGAGAATATGACCAAATTATTCCCGCAGCAATGGGTAGAGAAGCCGCAAGTTTAAGCGATCGAGTTGAGTATTTTGAAATAGCAGAAACGGCTCATTTTCCGATGTTGGAAGATGCACCAACTTATTTACAGAAAATTAAAGATTTTGTGGGGGTTAGTTAA